Genomic segment of Osmia bicornis bicornis chromosome 2, iOsmBic2.1, whole genome shotgun sequence:
CTGAACGTGGGACAAAAATGTACTGAATAATTAATCGAATCTATAGGAGGCATAAGGGCCCCTTTTATAGTTCTATTGTAGCAGATAATACATAACagttttgtattttataaagaaaagcAATTTTCTGTTGTGTCATTTTCTCCGTTTACCATCAGATGGTATTAGCGAGACTGTTTTCAAAGCGCTCATAAATACGGAATTAAAAGGCTAATTAATTGTTCCTTTGTTAACTGCATTTCTTAAAGAATTCCAAAAGCAATTTGTAAAGCCATCTATTATAGCAACTTAAATTGAGGATAAAAAGAGttaaaaatgtatgaaaagacatgtatgatatatttattatttggtTTCATTAAATGATTCCTAATCATAAAAGaacaataatgataataaGTAGATGTAAGATAATATATCGCGACGCAAGACTTTGAATACGGTGCTGATAAAGTAAACACACTTTTGCTTTGCGCAAGGTACACAAAATCTGCGTTGCACACGCCGTTCAGTGTTTGTGTATAAAAGATGCTCCTAGCAGAGGATAATCAATCAATTCGATCGAGCGTAACGGAGTTAACAAGTTCCACTGTTTTTAAGCCTACGTAAGAAACAATCAACTACAAAGAAAGATGCCGAGATCAGGATGTGCTGGCAGATGCTGTGTTGGTAAGAATTAAcactattaataaaaattcttatttttaatctATTCTAGAATGCAATTGTGCAACTACcaaacaataatttatttacaaaaagtAGTTTATGTCTATGCaaatataaatcaaataattttttcgcCTTAAGTTGATCAAGTTAcctataattattaaaaaatataaatcataatCTAACGTTTGAAAACTTTTGTTATTGCAGACAAATGTGACTCGAAGTGTGGTGATCAGTGCAAGTGTTGTTGTGATTCTGGGCCATGCAAtggtaataattttatttataaaaattaatttcaatggtTGATATTCTTTTGGACACATTAATGAGTTCTTCTGTATCTGCCGTACTTTATTCCACATAATATATACAAATTGTTGATCATTGATTagttcaattttcttttaaaggCAAATCTTGCTGCACATGTAACCAAAAATGCTGTGGTACACCTCGCCAACAGTGTTGCTGCACTTCTAGAGACAGATGCTGCACCAATTCTAGTGGCAAATGTTGTTGCTAAACTCGACTCCGGCTACGAATAAAGAGGTGATCATCGCTAAGAACGATCGTTGCGACGAATATTAAACAACACTAGTTTTTCAGGTGCCCTTTACCATTATTATTCAACAACAATAGCTAACTACATTCAATGTTTAAATGTTCAAAAATGTTTGTACTAATAAAgatgattaaataatatttaaagtatTATATTCATTATTGTCTTACTTTTACAGAatcttttaaatttctaaatacaGATTCAGAAATGCTGAAATTACGATTTGAAATTACGAAAAAGTTACTTAAAAAGtcgaattttaaaacatattcaaaaatcattgaaatcagAAAGGAAACGCTTGTTCTACAAGTTTATCTTTTGttttaaatcacttttaatatttattctaaatgaaattttgttatttatttctatcttCACAACTTTCTTCTTCGCTTTCCCTGTATTTTAGCTTTTTCTTCCTTAATAACCATTATTAATAATCTCCCAAGAAAACTAGAAATGCCTCTATTATGGATGGAAATTACACGACACGGTTTGTTCATCGACACAACCAATTAATCATGTCAGCTTAGTAAGACGGCGTTGCGTGATCGCTTAACATTCTATGAATGACTGTTGCAATAACATCGACTGCGCAAACAACCCATTATTGAACGACGATCCTTTGTAGGGCACCGATTAATCTTCTTTTTCAGCAACGCTGGCTTTCTTGTCACACCAAGTCAAGAAACAAGTTGATTGGCAGTCGACAAGGCAAGTTTTCGCGAAGCAACAGCAATTACTCATTATAGCTACTGCACACATAATATAAACTACTGTTTAAAAGCCCCTCTTTACACACGTAtcatatttattacaattctgatgcgttttcaaattttagtaACTTATATTACTTGCAATTGGAAAAAAGTAGTCCATACTCTTATATTCTCCTCTAAGACACGACATTCGAATCGTAATACTAGTGAATGATAAAAGAGCTTCATAAAACTGGTTTACCATTCATTAAATGAGAATCATTGAGTTTCCTGGCGCCAAGTAAATTCGTTTGAAGCACTCTTACGTGAGGACTGGTCTTTTTTTCTGACACTCATGCTTTTTTGATCCTGTAAATGTAATGTATTTGCATCGCCGGAAGGAAACACTTGAGAAACCACTCGACTCGCCTGTAGACTGTAGGTTCTATAGTATAAAATGTTCTTCTTGCTGCCTTCAACAGTGCCACTAAAAAGCAAATACaagatattataataataagcATTGTttaactttaaaaaaaaaaataacattgttaCTAAGGCATTCAGGTActgtaataaaatacaaaaacacGTGTTCTGATAAGAAATA
This window contains:
- the LOC114878461 gene encoding keratin-associated protein 5-4-like — protein: MPRSGCAGRCCVDKCDSKCGDQCKCCCDSGPCNGKSCCTCNQKCCGTPRQQCCCTSRDRCCTNSSGKCCC